Proteins from a genomic interval of Excalfactoria chinensis isolate bCotChi1 chromosome 21, bCotChi1.hap2, whole genome shotgun sequence:
- the PHLDB1 gene encoding pleckstrin homology-like domain family B member 1 isoform X10: protein MLGSVAPLRTGSCRQPRQHVGAVGTLPQRLPLSARTRTGWQPVPNIARRLRANTMEAPSRTTTSPTRRVQTIIQNSPLDLIDTGKGLKVQTEKPHLVSLGSGRLSTAITLLPLEEGRTMIGTAAKDIVLQGPGLAPEHCYIENVRGTLTLHPCGNACTIDGVTIQRPTRLTQGCTICLGQATFLRFNHPAEAKWMKSMIPAGGRSPAALYGLPAKPEAMVNGSRQLPAREPSHSSLVSSIEKDLQDIMDSLVLEDPVSSSKKPPSRGQSPHCPMVNGGGRCLLSPPLSPGAASGGSSYENASPPFSPLSSPASSGGYTSHSPSSQEQGPAVPPVVPLRSSSYNHAVQPPPQRPPPPPYGGPSDARPAESPRAWRGALDGSAVPQPLGEHRAGSPRAQPPGSPRAAPRTLGSSVPRVRAALQERPPSPFREPRDPPAPGRQPAPRLLPDAAGSAHGSPSGRGLQPPESPRAARRNVESMRELPPLSPSLSRRAASPRAAPDAPSPQPRLGREVPGSPRTRRKVHEEPSPAGGRSSRAGSPSSPLSTEPSTRRPSFSSCLSPAHSLGSLAVPSPRQSPRAQRKLSGDVRLPAGVRERKNSITEISDNEDDLLEYHRRQREERMREQEMERLERQRLETILNLCAEYTKTDGSELLPGHGDAGRRAPRSAAGLGRAAEELGVLRQRESLERSDEENLKEECSSTESTHHEHEELAGPRAKEAHRLEEERACVFSRLDELKGRVKELEQQLQETSQEAEMERALLQGERESEVARLQQEQEVVQQLQEKLSSLDASIRKERDKERAKVDAERKELEKLRALYNESKSQLDNCPESMREQLREQMRRDAEALEMETKLFEDLEFQQLERESRLEEERETRSQQLLQSRAEYHRSIARRKERVAALDAQAAQIRLQSAQEAERLAQERNDILQLLQKEKEKLASLERRYQLVTGGRSFPKMSSALKEVYRAKMEGDSGALTPRMKSGTPSSSQLNISMLGRSPSPKGPLHAPSHAGSLPRNLAATLQDIETKRQLALQQKADPLPAEPLQTGDVPGQQVIEEQKRRLAELKQKAAAEAQSQWEALHGQSPFPPSYPPLMHHSILHHHHAHGAGPRAEELDHAYDTLSLESSDSMETSISTGNNSACSPDNMSSASGMDAGKIEEMEKMLKEAHAEKSRLMESREREMELRRQALEDERRRREQLERRLQDETARRQKLVEKEVKMREKHFSQARPLTRYLPIRKEDFDLRLHIESSGHSVDTCYHVILTEKMCKGYLVKMGGKIKSWKKRWFVFDRMKRTVSYYVDKHETKLKGVIYFQAIEEVYYDHLRSAAKSPNPALTFCVKTHDRLYFMVAPSAEAMRIWMDVIVTGAEGYTQFMN, encoded by the exons ATGTTGGGGAGCGTGGCTCCCCTGCGCActggcagctgcaggcagccccgGCAGCATGTCGGGGCCGTGGGGACTTTGCCGCAGAGGCTCCCGCTCAGCGCCCGCACCAGGACCGGGTGGCAG CCCGTGCCCAACATCGCCAGGCGCCTCCGTGCAAACACAATGGAGGCTCCCAGCAGGACGACGACCAGCCCGACCCGCAGGGTGCAGACCATCATCCAG AACAGCCCCCTGGACCTGATAGACACAGGCAAAGGGCTGAAGGTGCAGACAGAAAAGCCGCACTTGGTGAGCCTGGGCAGCGGCCGCCTCAGCACGGCTATCACACTGCTGCCGCTGGAGGAAG GGAGGACTATGATTGGCACGGCTGCGAAGGACATCGTCCTGCAGGGCCCGGGGCTGGCGCCTGAGCACTGCTACATCGAGAACGTGCGAGGGACGCTCACCCTGCACCCCTGCGGCAACGCCTGCACCATCGACGGTGTGACGATCCAGCGGCCCACGCGCCTCACCCAAG GGTGCACCATCTGCCTGGGCCAGGCGACCTTCCTCCGCTTCAACCACCCCGCTGAGGCCAAGTGGATGAAGAGCATGATCCCAGCAGGAGGCAGGAGCCCTGCGGCTCTATATGGACTACCAGCAA AGCCCGAGGCCATGGTGAATGGCAGCCGCCAACTGCCCGCGCGGGAGCCCAGCCACAGCTCCCTGGTGAGCTCCATCGAGAAGGACTTGCAGGACATCATGGACTCGCTGGTGTTGGAGGATCCTGTGTCCTCCAGCAAGAAGCCGCCCTCCCGCGGGCAGTCCCCGCACTGCCCCATGGTGAACGGGGGTGGGCGCTGCCTCCTGTCCCCCCCACTGAGCCCCGGTGCCGCCTCGGGGGGCTCCAGCTACGAGAACGCCTCGCCGCCCTTCTCCCCGCTCTCCTCGCCCGCCAGCAGCGGCGGCTACACCAGCCACTCGCCCAGCAGCCAGGAGCAAGGCCCGGCCGTGCCCCCCGTGGTGCCACTCCGCTCCTCCAGCTACAACCACGCCGTGCAGCCCCCTCCGCAGCGCCCACCGCCGCCGCCCTACGGGGGCCCCAGTGACGCTCGGCCGGCGGAGAGCCCCCGCGCCTGGCGGGGTGCCCTGGACGGCTCCGCGGTCCCGCAGCCCCTCGGGGAGCACAGGGCGGGCAGTCCCCGCGCCCAGCCGCCCGGCAGCCCCCGGGCAGCCCCCCGTACATTGGGCTCCTCGGTGCCGCGGGTGCGGGCGGCCCTGCAGGAGCGGCCGCCCAGCCCCTTCCGAGAGCCGAGGGACCCTCCCGCTCCCGGCCGGCAGCCCGCACCCAGGCTTCTACCGGACGCCGCGGGGTCGGCGCACGGCAGCCCGAGTGGCCGTGGGCTGCAGCCCCCCGAGAGCCCGCGGGCAGCTCGGAGGAACGTGGAGAGCATGCGGGAGCTGCCGCCCCTCAGCCCGTCCTTGTCACGCCGAGCCGCCAGCCCTCGGGCGGCCccggatgccccatccccgcAGCCCCGGCTGGGCAGGGAGGTTCCTGGAAGCCCCCGAACCAGGCGCAAGGTCCACGAGGAGCCGAGCCCCGCGGGCGGCAGGAGCAGCCGGGCCGGGAGCCCCTCGTCCCCGCTGTCGACGGAGCCGTCCACGCGCCGGCCCAGTTTCAGCTCCTGCCTGAGCCCCGCACACAGCCTGGGCTCCCTGGCCGTGCCCTCCCCCCGGCAGAGCCCCCGCGCCCAGAGGAAGCTTTCGGGGGACGTGCGGCTGCCGGCGGGCGTGCGGGAGCGTAAGAACAGCATCACCGAGATCAGCGACAACGAGGACGACCTGCTGGAATATCACCGGCGGCAGCGGGAGGAGCGGATGCGGGAGCAGGAGATGGAGCGCCTG GAGCGGCAGCGCCTGGAGACCATCCTGAACCTCTGTGCTGAGTACACCAAGACGGATGGCTCCGAGCTGCTGCCTGGCCATGGGGATGCTGGCCGGCGGGCACCGAGGAGCGCAGCAGGGCTGGGCcgtgctgcagaggagctgggtgTGCTGCGGCAGAGGGAGAGCCTGGAGAGGTCAGATGAAGAGAACCTGAAGGAGGAGTGCAGCAGCACCGAGAGCACACACCACGAg CATGAGGAGCTGGCAGGACCCCGAGCCAAGGAGGCACACCGGCTGGAAGAGGAGCGAGCCTGTGTGTTCAGCCGCCTGGATGAGCTGAAGGGCCGCGTcaaggagctggagcagcagctgcaggagacaTCACAAGAG GCAGAGATGGAGagggcactgctgcagggcGAGCGGGAATCAGAGGTAGCacggctgcagcaggagcaggaggtggtgcagcagctgcaggagaagctCTCCAGCCTGGACGCCAGCATCCGGAAGGAGCGGGACAAG GAAAGGGCAAAGGTTGATGCTGAAAGGAAGGAGCTAGAGAAACTCCGGGCGCTTTACAATGAGTCGAAGAGCCAGCTTGATAACTGCCCTGAGTCAATGCGGGAGCAGTTGCGGGAGCAGATGCGAAGG GACGCAGAGGCCCTGGAGATGGAAACCAAGCTCTTTGAGGACCTGGAGTTCCAGCAGCTGGAAAGGGAGAGCCGGCTGGAAGAGGAGCGCGAGACACggagccagcagctcctgcagagcagggccgAGTACCACCGCAGCATCGCCCGCAGGAAG GAGCGAGTGGCTGCGCTGGatgctcaggctgctcagatcCGGCTGCAGAGCGCCCAGGAGGCCGAACGCCTGGCCCAGGAGAGGAATGAcatcctgcagctccttcagaag GAGAAGGAGAAGCTTGCTTCTCTGGAGAGACGGTACCAGCTTGTCACAGGTGGCAGGAGCTTCCCCAAGATGTCCTCAGCTCTCAAAGAG GTTTATCGTGCCAAAATGGAGGGTGACAGTGGTGCCCTCACCCCTCGGATGAAGAGTGGCACCCCATCATCTTCACAGCTCAACATCTCCATGCTGGGCCGCAGCCCCTCACCCAAG GGTCCCCTGCATGCCCCGAGCCATGCAGGCAGTCTGCCACGCAACCTGGCAGCCACACTGCAGGACATCGAGACCAAGCGCCAGCTGGCCCTGCAGCAGAAGG CCGACCCGCTCCCAGCAGAGCCCTTGCAGACAGGCGATGTACCAG GTCAGCAGGTGATTGAGGAGCAGAAGCGGCGCCTGGCAGagctgaagcagaaagcagcagctgaggctcAGTCACAGTGGGAAGCCTTGCACGGGCAgtccccctttcccccctcctaCCCTCCTCTCATGCATCACTCCATCCTCCATCACCACCACGCCCACGGTGCAGGCCCACGGGCCGAGGAGCTGGACCACGCATATGACACCCTCAGCCTGGAGAGCTCGGACAGCATGGAGACCAGCATCTCCACAGGCAACAACTCAGCCTGCTCGCCTGATAACATGTCCAG CGCAAGCGGGATGGACGCAGGGAAGATAGAGGAGATGGAAAAGATGCTGAAGGAGGCACATGCTGAGAAGTCCCGGCTCATGGAGTCCCGG GAGCGGGAGATGGAGCTGCGCCGACAGGCACTGGAGGACGAGCGGCGGCGCCGGGAGCAGCTGGAGCGCCGACTGCAGGACGAGACGGCCCGGCGGCAGAAGCTGGTCGAGAAGGAGGTCAAGATGCGGGAGAAGCATTTCTCGCAG GCTCGGCCTCTGACGCGATACCTCCCCATCCGCAAGGAGGATTTTGACCTGCGGCTGCACATCGAGTCGTCGGGGCACAGCGTGGACACGTGCTACCACGTCATCCTGACAGAGAAGATGTGCAAGGGATACCTGGTCAAGATGGGGGGCAAGATCAAGTCTTGGAAGAAGCGCTGGTTTGTCTTTGACCGCATGAAGCGAACCGTCTCCTACTACGTGG ATAAACACGAGACGAAGCTGAAGGGCGTCATCTACTTCCAAGCCATCGAGGAGGTGTACTACGACCACCTCCGCAGCGCCGCCAAG AGCCCCAACCCCGCGCTGACATTCTGCGTCAAGACCCACGACCGGCTCTACTTCATGGTGGCCCCGTCGGCCGAGGCCATGCGCATCTGGATGGACGTCATCGTCACGGGGGCCGAGGGCTACACGCAGTTCATGAACTGA
- the PHLDB1 gene encoding pleckstrin homology-like domain family B member 1 isoform X9, whose translation MLGSVAPLRTGSCRQPRQHVGAVGTLPQRLPLSARTRTGWQPVPNIARRLRANTMEAPSRTTTSPTRRVQTIIQNSPLDLIDTGKGLKVQTEKPHLVSLGSGRLSTAITLLPLEEGRTMIGTAAKDIVLQGPGLAPEHCYIENVRGTLTLHPCGNACTIDGVTIQRPTRLTQGCTICLGQATFLRFNHPAEAKWMKSMIPAGGRSPAALYGLPAKPEAMVNGSRQLPAREPSHSSLVSSIEKDLQDIMDSLVLEDPVSSSKKPPSRGQSPHCPMVNGGGRCLLSPPLSPGAASGGSSYENASPPFSPLSSPASSGGYTSHSPSSQEQGPAVPPVVPLRSSSYNHAVQPPPQRPPPPPYGGPSDARPAESPRAWRGALDGSAVPQPLGEHRAGSPRAQPPGSPRAAPRTLGSSVPRVRAALQERPPSPFREPRDPPAPGRQPAPRLLPDAAGSAHGSPSGRGLQPPESPRAARRNVESMRELPPLSPSLSRRAASPRAAPDAPSPQPRLGREVPGSPRTRRKVHEEPSPAGGRSSRAGSPSSPLSTEPSTRRPSFSSCLSPAHSLGSLAVPSPRQSPRAQRKLSGDVRLPAGVRERKNSITEISDNEDDLLEYHRRQREERMREQEMERLERQRLETILNLCAEYTKTDGSELLPGHGDAGRRAPRSAAGLGRAAEELGVLRQRESLERSDEENLKEECSSTESTHHEHEELAGPRAKEAHRLEEERACVFSRLDELKGRVKELEQQLQETSQEAEMERALLQGERESEVARLQQEQEVVQQLQEKLSSLDASIRKERDKERAKVDAERKELEKLRALYNESKSQLDNCPESMREQLREQMRRDAEALEMETKLFEDLEFQQLERESRLEEERETRSQQLLQSRAEYHRSIARRKERVAALDAQAAQIRLQSAQEAERLAQERNDILQLLQKEKEKLASLERRYQLVTGGRSFPKMSSALKEETLHISEPYELLEGTKPLSPPVGAAASLASPSAHSYPKMQEVYRAKMEGDSGALTPRMKSGTPSSSQLNISMLGRSPSPKGPLHAPSHAGSLPRNLAATLQDIETKRQLALQQKADPLPAEPLQTGDVPGQQVIEEQKRRLAELKQKAAAEAQSQWEALHGQSPFPPSYPPLMHHSILHHHHAHGAGPRAEELDHAYDTLSLESSDSMETSISTGNNSACSPDNMSSASGMDAGKIEEMEKMLKEAHAEKSRLMESREREMELRRQALEDERRRREQLERRLQDETARRQKLVEKEVKMREKHFSQARPLTRYLPIRKEDFDLRLHIESSGHSVDTCYHVILTEKMCKGYLVKMGGKIKSWKKRWFVFDRMKRTVSYYVDKHETKLKGVIYFQAIEEVYYDHLRSAAKSPNPALTFCVKTHDRLYFMVAPSAEAMRIWMDVIVTGAEGYTQFMN comes from the exons ATGTTGGGGAGCGTGGCTCCCCTGCGCActggcagctgcaggcagccccgGCAGCATGTCGGGGCCGTGGGGACTTTGCCGCAGAGGCTCCCGCTCAGCGCCCGCACCAGGACCGGGTGGCAG CCCGTGCCCAACATCGCCAGGCGCCTCCGTGCAAACACAATGGAGGCTCCCAGCAGGACGACGACCAGCCCGACCCGCAGGGTGCAGACCATCATCCAG AACAGCCCCCTGGACCTGATAGACACAGGCAAAGGGCTGAAGGTGCAGACAGAAAAGCCGCACTTGGTGAGCCTGGGCAGCGGCCGCCTCAGCACGGCTATCACACTGCTGCCGCTGGAGGAAG GGAGGACTATGATTGGCACGGCTGCGAAGGACATCGTCCTGCAGGGCCCGGGGCTGGCGCCTGAGCACTGCTACATCGAGAACGTGCGAGGGACGCTCACCCTGCACCCCTGCGGCAACGCCTGCACCATCGACGGTGTGACGATCCAGCGGCCCACGCGCCTCACCCAAG GGTGCACCATCTGCCTGGGCCAGGCGACCTTCCTCCGCTTCAACCACCCCGCTGAGGCCAAGTGGATGAAGAGCATGATCCCAGCAGGAGGCAGGAGCCCTGCGGCTCTATATGGACTACCAGCAA AGCCCGAGGCCATGGTGAATGGCAGCCGCCAACTGCCCGCGCGGGAGCCCAGCCACAGCTCCCTGGTGAGCTCCATCGAGAAGGACTTGCAGGACATCATGGACTCGCTGGTGTTGGAGGATCCTGTGTCCTCCAGCAAGAAGCCGCCCTCCCGCGGGCAGTCCCCGCACTGCCCCATGGTGAACGGGGGTGGGCGCTGCCTCCTGTCCCCCCCACTGAGCCCCGGTGCCGCCTCGGGGGGCTCCAGCTACGAGAACGCCTCGCCGCCCTTCTCCCCGCTCTCCTCGCCCGCCAGCAGCGGCGGCTACACCAGCCACTCGCCCAGCAGCCAGGAGCAAGGCCCGGCCGTGCCCCCCGTGGTGCCACTCCGCTCCTCCAGCTACAACCACGCCGTGCAGCCCCCTCCGCAGCGCCCACCGCCGCCGCCCTACGGGGGCCCCAGTGACGCTCGGCCGGCGGAGAGCCCCCGCGCCTGGCGGGGTGCCCTGGACGGCTCCGCGGTCCCGCAGCCCCTCGGGGAGCACAGGGCGGGCAGTCCCCGCGCCCAGCCGCCCGGCAGCCCCCGGGCAGCCCCCCGTACATTGGGCTCCTCGGTGCCGCGGGTGCGGGCGGCCCTGCAGGAGCGGCCGCCCAGCCCCTTCCGAGAGCCGAGGGACCCTCCCGCTCCCGGCCGGCAGCCCGCACCCAGGCTTCTACCGGACGCCGCGGGGTCGGCGCACGGCAGCCCGAGTGGCCGTGGGCTGCAGCCCCCCGAGAGCCCGCGGGCAGCTCGGAGGAACGTGGAGAGCATGCGGGAGCTGCCGCCCCTCAGCCCGTCCTTGTCACGCCGAGCCGCCAGCCCTCGGGCGGCCccggatgccccatccccgcAGCCCCGGCTGGGCAGGGAGGTTCCTGGAAGCCCCCGAACCAGGCGCAAGGTCCACGAGGAGCCGAGCCCCGCGGGCGGCAGGAGCAGCCGGGCCGGGAGCCCCTCGTCCCCGCTGTCGACGGAGCCGTCCACGCGCCGGCCCAGTTTCAGCTCCTGCCTGAGCCCCGCACACAGCCTGGGCTCCCTGGCCGTGCCCTCCCCCCGGCAGAGCCCCCGCGCCCAGAGGAAGCTTTCGGGGGACGTGCGGCTGCCGGCGGGCGTGCGGGAGCGTAAGAACAGCATCACCGAGATCAGCGACAACGAGGACGACCTGCTGGAATATCACCGGCGGCAGCGGGAGGAGCGGATGCGGGAGCAGGAGATGGAGCGCCTG GAGCGGCAGCGCCTGGAGACCATCCTGAACCTCTGTGCTGAGTACACCAAGACGGATGGCTCCGAGCTGCTGCCTGGCCATGGGGATGCTGGCCGGCGGGCACCGAGGAGCGCAGCAGGGCTGGGCcgtgctgcagaggagctgggtgTGCTGCGGCAGAGGGAGAGCCTGGAGAGGTCAGATGAAGAGAACCTGAAGGAGGAGTGCAGCAGCACCGAGAGCACACACCACGAg CATGAGGAGCTGGCAGGACCCCGAGCCAAGGAGGCACACCGGCTGGAAGAGGAGCGAGCCTGTGTGTTCAGCCGCCTGGATGAGCTGAAGGGCCGCGTcaaggagctggagcagcagctgcaggagacaTCACAAGAG GCAGAGATGGAGagggcactgctgcagggcGAGCGGGAATCAGAGGTAGCacggctgcagcaggagcaggaggtggtgcagcagctgcaggagaagctCTCCAGCCTGGACGCCAGCATCCGGAAGGAGCGGGACAAG GAAAGGGCAAAGGTTGATGCTGAAAGGAAGGAGCTAGAGAAACTCCGGGCGCTTTACAATGAGTCGAAGAGCCAGCTTGATAACTGCCCTGAGTCAATGCGGGAGCAGTTGCGGGAGCAGATGCGAAGG GACGCAGAGGCCCTGGAGATGGAAACCAAGCTCTTTGAGGACCTGGAGTTCCAGCAGCTGGAAAGGGAGAGCCGGCTGGAAGAGGAGCGCGAGACACggagccagcagctcctgcagagcagggccgAGTACCACCGCAGCATCGCCCGCAGGAAG GAGCGAGTGGCTGCGCTGGatgctcaggctgctcagatcCGGCTGCAGAGCGCCCAGGAGGCCGAACGCCTGGCCCAGGAGAGGAATGAcatcctgcagctccttcagaag GAGAAGGAGAAGCTTGCTTCTCTGGAGAGACGGTACCAGCTTGTCACAGGTGGCAGGAGCTTCCCCAAGATGTCCTCAGCTCTCAAAGAG GAAACCCTCCATATTTCAGAGCCTtatgagctgctggagggaaCTAAACCCCTGAGTCCCCCAGTAGGAGCAGCTGCCTCCTTAGCTTCTCCTTCTGCCCACTCCTACCCCAAGATGCAAGAG GTTTATCGTGCCAAAATGGAGGGTGACAGTGGTGCCCTCACCCCTCGGATGAAGAGTGGCACCCCATCATCTTCACAGCTCAACATCTCCATGCTGGGCCGCAGCCCCTCACCCAAG GGTCCCCTGCATGCCCCGAGCCATGCAGGCAGTCTGCCACGCAACCTGGCAGCCACACTGCAGGACATCGAGACCAAGCGCCAGCTGGCCCTGCAGCAGAAGG CCGACCCGCTCCCAGCAGAGCCCTTGCAGACAGGCGATGTACCAG GTCAGCAGGTGATTGAGGAGCAGAAGCGGCGCCTGGCAGagctgaagcagaaagcagcagctgaggctcAGTCACAGTGGGAAGCCTTGCACGGGCAgtccccctttcccccctcctaCCCTCCTCTCATGCATCACTCCATCCTCCATCACCACCACGCCCACGGTGCAGGCCCACGGGCCGAGGAGCTGGACCACGCATATGACACCCTCAGCCTGGAGAGCTCGGACAGCATGGAGACCAGCATCTCCACAGGCAACAACTCAGCCTGCTCGCCTGATAACATGTCCAG CGCAAGCGGGATGGACGCAGGGAAGATAGAGGAGATGGAAAAGATGCTGAAGGAGGCACATGCTGAGAAGTCCCGGCTCATGGAGTCCCGG GAGCGGGAGATGGAGCTGCGCCGACAGGCACTGGAGGACGAGCGGCGGCGCCGGGAGCAGCTGGAGCGCCGACTGCAGGACGAGACGGCCCGGCGGCAGAAGCTGGTCGAGAAGGAGGTCAAGATGCGGGAGAAGCATTTCTCGCAG GCTCGGCCTCTGACGCGATACCTCCCCATCCGCAAGGAGGATTTTGACCTGCGGCTGCACATCGAGTCGTCGGGGCACAGCGTGGACACGTGCTACCACGTCATCCTGACAGAGAAGATGTGCAAGGGATACCTGGTCAAGATGGGGGGCAAGATCAAGTCTTGGAAGAAGCGCTGGTTTGTCTTTGACCGCATGAAGCGAACCGTCTCCTACTACGTGG ATAAACACGAGACGAAGCTGAAGGGCGTCATCTACTTCCAAGCCATCGAGGAGGTGTACTACGACCACCTCCGCAGCGCCGCCAAG AGCCCCAACCCCGCGCTGACATTCTGCGTCAAGACCCACGACCGGCTCTACTTCATGGTGGCCCCGTCGGCCGAGGCCATGCGCATCTGGATGGACGTCATCGTCACGGGGGCCGAGGGCTACACGCAGTTCATGAACTGA